CCGAGAATGAGGTCGGTGTCGGCGTCGACCACCATCTTCATCATTCCGGCGGTCTGTGACACGATGCGGGCTCGCGGCATGGTCGCCATGTCCTTTACCTGCAGCGAGGCGACCTTGATCCGGTGTCCGGCGGCCGCGGCCGCGGTGGCTGACAATCCGACCCGAGCCAGTGGTGGCGTGGTGAACAACGCGTAGGGTACCGCGGATCGTGTTGTGGTGCTGAGGGATCCGTCGCCGGTCAACTGGGACAGTACTACCCGGTAGTCGTCGAGCGAGATGTAGGTGAACTGTGGGCCGCCGTTGACGTCGCCGACGGCGAAAATGTGTGGCTGGCTGGTACGGAGATGCTCGTCGACGGCCACCGCGCCGCGTTCGGTGGGGACCAACCCTGCGGCGGCCAGGTTGAGCCCGTCGATCACGGGCTCGCGGCCCAATGCCACTAGCACCGCGCCGGCCGTTACCCGGTGTGTTCCGTCGGCGTGCTGGTATTCGACGGCGTCGTCGGTCACAGAGGTGACCTCGGCGCCAGTGACAACGGAAACACCACCGGCGGCGAGGATCTCGGCGGCGAACGCAGCGACATCTGGGTCTTCTCGGGCCAGTAGTTGCCCGCCGCGCTCCAGCACCGTCACCGCCGATCCGTAGGCGGCGTACATGCCGGCGAACTCCAGACCCACATATCCACCGCCGAGCACAACCAGGCGCTCCGGAAGTTGCTGGCGGGCAAGCAGATCGGTGCTGGTGTACACCCTCGGCGAGTTGGCCAGACCCGGGATATCGGGCAGTACGGGCCGTGAGCCGGTACCGATGACGATCCAGCGCGCAGTCACGGTGACCGCGCTCCCGTCAGGCAGCTGCACGGTCAGCCGATGCGGGTCCAGAAACCGGGCGTGCCCGGTGAGTACCGTCGCCGCATCAAGATTATTCAGCATGGCGTAGTTGATGGCGCGCAGTTCGGCGGTGATGCCGGCGGTGGCGGCCACGGCCTCGGTGTATTCGCTCCGATGCGGGTCAGCGCCGGTGAGTAGCTCAGCGCGGTACACCATGGATTTAGTTGGTACGCAACCGATATTGATGCAGGTGCCGCCGTACATTGCCGCGGATTGTTCGATCAGCACCACTCGTCGTCCCTGCTTTGCCAGCGCCGCGGCAAGCGTCTTCCCGCCTTTGCCGAAACCGATGACCGCCAGGTCGACATCCAGCTCAGTGCTCACGTGCTCTCCGTATCTGGATCAGGAGCGGTGGATAACGACCTTGCCTACCATGGAACCGGACTCTACGAGCCGGTGTGCCTGTTGCAGTCCGGCGGCGTCGAAGTGTTCGATCGTGGTTGTCAGGGTGCTGCGCAGTGTTCCGGCGTCCACCATCGATGCGGCGTCGGCGAGCAGCCGCTGTTGGGCGATCATGTCGTAGTCGAACATCGACCGGGTGAACATCAATTCCCAATGCCAGGCAATACTTTTCGACTTCAGTGGTAACAGGTCGAGGCCCTCGGGTTCGTCGATAGCGGTGATGTGGCCGAACGGCCGCACAATGTCGGCATAGACCTGCACATTGCCCCGCGAGTGCGGGGAGAACAGGTAGTCGATACCGGAGGGCGCCACGCCGAGTACCTGATCGCGCAACTCCCGATGGTCGACGACCACATCGGCGCCGAGCGTCCGGCACCACTGCTGCGACTCGTCCCGGCTGGCGGTGGCAATCACCCGGACCTGGGTGCGCGCCTTGGCAAGTTGGATCATTGCCGAGCCGACGCCGCCGGCTGCGCCGAGGATCAGCAGATCGCCGGTGGAGTCGGTGGCTAGCCCGAAGCGCTCGAACAGGGTTTCCCACGCGGTGATGGTGGTCAGCGGCAGCGCAGCGGCTTCGGCAAAGGACAGTGTCGTGGGCTTGCGCGCCACCAGGCGTTCGTCGACCGCATGGTACTCGGCGTTGGTACCCGGCCGTGTGACATCTCCGGCGTACCAGACCTCGTCACCGACGCGCAGGGTGTTCACCTGCGCGCCGACCGCCTCGACCGTCCCGGCGGCGTCGAAACCGAGGATGGTCGGGGTGGCCGATGGCTGCAGGCTGTGGCGGCGTTTGATGTCGACCGGGTTGACCGATACCGCCTGCACTCGGACCAGCACATCGTGGGGGCGCAGTTCCGGTGTGGGGATCTCGATGTCGCGCAAGGCATCCGGGTCGTCGATCGGCAGTCCCTCGAACGAACCGACGGCGGTCATGGTGGGCATGGGTTCTCCCAATCGGGTCAGCGGCTGAAGTTGGTGTAGGGGGTCGAGGTGCGGCGGCGCACCTTGTCGTCGAGGTCGGCGACAAGAGCGTTGCCCAGGTACAGCTGTGCGAGGTCGGCCAGGGCCGCGGCACCGATCAACTCCTCGGCGTCCCGGCGCACCAGCACGGTGGCATTGTCGGTGGCGCCGAGCATCGCCAACGGGTCCTGCAGCCGTCGGATGCGGTGGTGCAGGTGCAGTGCCTGCGGATGCCAAAACGGCATCACTACCCAGCGGCGCTCATCGAGGGCATCCAGGAACCGGCGAATGCAGGCATCTTCGGTGCCGTGCTCGAAATGGTAACCGGCACTGTCTAGCCCGTACTCCTGAACGGCCCGTGGCGACATCTCACTGATCCCGGCGCCGGGGGCCATACCCTGGATCAACCGCTCCATCTGCTCCAGCGCCGGCGGTGCCAGCAGGTCCGTAATGGAGGCCACCTCGGCTGGTACGTAGTCCGGCACACCCCAGATCGGATAGGGCTCATAGAGCACCGTCACCGGGCGCACGTCGGGGGACAGTGGCCGGGCGTAGCGGCCGTGGCTGAACGGCAGCCACGCGGCTACCAGCACGTCAACGTCGCCCCGGCCGAGCGCGGTGAACATCTGCTCGTGGGGGGCACTGTGGCGCTCGATGTCATGGCCGTGCGAACGCAGCAGCAGCTCGACCTGTTCGGCGGCGGCATCGTGAAACGACAGTGCGATGTGGCCCACGCGAAGGGGTCGGCTCATGCCAGCGCCGCCACGACATCGGCGGTGCGCAGGACCGCGTGGGCGAGGTAGCGGTAGTTGATCATCGCCGCGGCATATCCGTCGCCCCATTCGGGATGGCGCGGGCCGGCCGTCGCGTCGGAGACCACGGCAACCTCGAAGCCCTGCTCGAGCAGATCACGCAGATGCGACTCGACGCACATGTTGGCCAGCATCCCGCCCAGAATCACCGTCTTGATGCCGCGCTTGCGCAACTGCAGTGTCACGTCGTTGGTCTGCGGCCCGAAAACTTTATGGGGACTGCACACCACCGTGCGTGCGTCCTCGATGTATTCCCGGAATTCGGGCAGCCAGTCGGCGCCGGAACCGGCGAATCCGTCGAGTGTCAGAGGGCCGGTGCGGGCGAATGTGCCCGACTCGAACTCCGCGGATTCCAATGGGCCGTTGAATTTCCAGCTGTGATCGGCGGGGTAGAAATAGTGCGGCGAGATCATCACGGTGACGTCGTGCTCCCGCGCAGCCTGGAAGATCGCGGTCATATGTGCCACCGTCTCGTTCTCGGTGACGCTGTCGCCCACCACTGACCAGTTACGACCCTGCGGACTCAACACGTCGATCTGAGGGTCGATAAACAGCACTGCGGTACTGCGTTTGTCGATCTGCATCGGCTCTCCCTGTCGGTGTGCTTGCCGTGATCGTAGGAGTGCGGTGCCGGTTTCCCGCAAGGTCCCCTACTGTCCTTGCGGGAAGCATTGCCGGTCACGGGTGGTTTCATCCGGAATTGAGCAGAAGGAGCAGCTATGGCAAGACCTTGCCCGACCGGGCGTCACGACGAACACAATGTCTATGCCGAGAACTGCCCGTGTCGGGCATTGTTGGATCTGATCTCCAACAAGTGGTCGGCTCTGGTTATCGGGATGCTCGATGAGCGTAGCGCCGTGCGTTTTTCGGAATTGCAGGCCGCACTGCCCGGAGTGGGCTCGAAGATGTTGACCCAAACACTGCGGAGGCTGGAGGCCGCCTCGTTGGTGGAGCGCAGCGTCTACGCCGAGGTACCACCGCGGGTCGAGTACACCCTGTCCGAACTCGGCCGCAGTGCGGCGGTGCCGCTCGGCCAGATTCGGGCTTGGGCCGAGGAACACATCGACCAGGTGGAGTTCCTCAATCGAAAGTGGTCGGAGCAAAACTGACCGACAGTATTACGGGAGGGATCTGGGTGTCGGCGGGACGTCGCAGGCATGATGAGCCTGGACACTCCTGCGGCTCTCGGACAGTCGGACTGGCTGTCGAAGGGTTTGTTCACCAGACGCAAATAACGGATCACGGTCACGCTTTGCAGGTGCAGGCGCTCCTTGCGTAACGCCACGAGAAATATGTGACTCCTGACGCGGTGGGAAAGGCACGAGGTAGAGCCAAACAAGCGCGAACTTGTCGTCTAGCGAGGTACTCAACTCAGTAAGTCCAGTCTTGTGGCCATGTATCTGGCATAGGTCGTAGCTGATGCTCGGGCGTGGGCCTCGAGCGTCTGTGGGTTGTAGCCGAGCGTTTCGGCGAGGATGGCGATGGGTGTGGTCTGTGTGAGCTCGTTGAGGGTGCCGAGGCGTGCTTCGAGCGCGGCAAGCACGGGGCGAAGTCGCGTTCGCAAGTGCGTCGGGGTGAGATGAGTACCGGGCCGGTGCCCGCGAAACACCCAGGGCGAGTTGGGATGTGCAGCGGTTTGCCCGTTGTAGTTGGCAGCTGCCAGTATTCGGATTGGTTCATCAAGCGGCGTCGGCATTTCGATCGGAATACCGGCGAGATCGACGAAGACCGATTCCGCTGCGATGGTTATCCTGTCCCAGGTGAGCGCAGCGATGTTTTCGGCGCGTTGGGCGAACACGATGATCAGGATGGCGGCGAACCGGTCACGCGGGTGCATCGTCTGCTGATGGACGACTTTCTCGATGACAGCGTTCTGCTCTCCAATCGGTAAGCGCGGGGCGGTTCCGCGCCGGTGTGGTGTCACTTCGAGATCAGAGGCGACGAGCTTGGTTGCGATGGCCCACCGGATGAACCGGACGATGTGTTCGCGGGTGGTCGGGCCACTGGCCTGCCACAGGTCGATGTGCGATTGGGTCGGTAGCTCGATCGAGATTGCATGCTCAGCGGTCAGCCAGTTGCAGAACTCGATTGTGACGGTCACTGTCTGCTTGGCGCGTTGAAACGCCGAGTCGGTAACAGTCGCCATTGAGCGCAGGCGCTTTTCGAGGCCCCAGCGAATGAACCTGGCCATCACTTTCTGGTGCTCGTCAGTGGTGATGCGCTGCTGTGCGGCTGCCGCCCAACTTTGGAACGTCGCCAACCGCTCATCACGTGCAGGAAGAGCCTTGTGTTCCACGAGGAAGCTGCGAATGTAGTTCGTTGTCTTTCCCAGCGGGAACTGGTCCATGATCTCATGGGTGACCGTCGCGTGGCGGGCGAGTTCGCGCAGGGCCTGGTCGACGTGTTTTTGACGGATCCATGTCAGGCCACTGTTGGCGCGGGGCATCGCGGTCAGCGCATCGACGATCACCTGCAGCTGAGGAGCGATGACACCTGTGTCGGGGTTAGTCAGGAGGCGAGTCGCGGTATCTCCAAGCACGCAGCGTTGGCATCGCCCGCCGCTATAGAGTTCGGCTTCGGCGCCGCAGGCAATGCAGTCCACGTTGAGCGTAACCCCGCTGCATGGCCGACAGGCGGGCCGGCCGTTGACGATGCCAGGAAGCACACCCTCGTGGCCGCATGCACAGATCCCAACCGTTCGTTTGGCAGCCTGGTAGCAGTAACCGCACAAGGATTCTCCAGGCCAGTTCGCTACCAGCTGATAGTGGCCACGGCACCGATCACATCTGACCGGCCACAGCTGAGGGGCTTCAGGTTTACGGGGACGGGCCATCGTCGTCCTGGACGATCCGGATCCGTTTGGCTACAGGCTTTCCCGGCGTGATGCCGAGGTCGCTGGGGCGGGGGGCGTTGGCCGATTTGGCGGCTTGCATCTCAACGTAGGGCTCAAACAGGTCGTTGGGTGTGCAGTCGAAGATGTCGCAGAGCGCGGCAAAGGTCCGCGACGGAATGCGTTGGGGTTCGCCGGTGACGAGACGGTAGACCTGGGCGTCGGACAGGTTGATGCCGCGCGATCTGAGCAGTGGCCGTAGCTCTGTGGACTTCCACAAATTGTGGGCAGCCATTACGCGGCGTAGATGCCAATGGAAGCCGATGCGGCGTTGTTCAGCCACCGGAGTCCTCCATTCGGATTCGTCGGGCAATCATCTGTTGAATGGCCTTCTGTTTGAAGTCCGACCCCACCGAGGTGTACAGCGATGTGGTCGATGCGAACGAGTGTCCGAGCTGTTCCTGTACGAACAGCGGATCGTAGCCCGCCTCGATCAGGTGGGTGGTGAAGGAGTGTCGTAGTGCGTGCAGGCTCAATTCTGTTGGCAGACCGGCTCGTTCACGAAATCCTGTGAACGATCGGCCCAGTGCGTTGAGAGTCAACCTGGCGCCGCGTTCGCTGGGCCATAACGCGGGGGAGCGGTCGGAGGTAGCGAACAGCTGACGACCTTCAGTGCACCAGTATTCCAAAAGCTCAACAACCCAAGAGAATTCGGGCGCAGTGAGAACGGTGCGCCGGCGCGGTCCGGAGCCTTTCGTGCCTTTGGCCCATCGGACGGTCATCGCGCCGTAGTTGCCGAAGCGCGGCACGTGCGGATTGGGCCCGAAGTCTGTCAGGTCCAGCATGACCAGTTCACGTCGGCGCAGTCCGTAGGCGTAGCCAACCTTGAACGCTGTTGAATCGCGCAGGGCTGTCATCCAGCGTTTCGACCCCGTTCGGTACGCTTCATCGACAAAATCGTCCACGACGTCAAAGAAGTGTTGCAACTCGGCCTTGGTGAAAGCGCGTCGTTTCGGCGGGACGGCGTCGTCGGTGGTGTGCTGTGGCGTGTTCCATTCAAAGCAGATCTGTGATGGAACGTCACCGAACTGTTTCTCGCAGAAAGATACCCATCCGTATCGGTTGTCGCTGACATAAGAACAGAACATCGAAATCATGTTGCTGTAGGACCGCAATGTGGTCAGCGCGATCGGGCTGTCTTGGGAACGCAGGTCAGCCAAGAACTGGTCGGCGTCGATTGGCCGCCACCGCCACGGATACTCGTTGGTGAATTCGACGAATCGAGATATGAGCCGGCCGCGGGCTTTGATCGTATTGACGTCGAGCCCTCGGGCCAGCATCTGAGCCCGCCAGCCATCAATCATCGCGTTGAACACCGCTTCATCGGCCCGCAGTAGCGAAACATCCGGCAGACCACCGTCGAAGCTCGCAACGTTTTCGCCTAACGTTCGAATCATTCATTAAGTGATTGAAACGTACGCCGACCTCGGCGCTTCTGCAACCGATTCGCGAATACCGGTCGGCGCAGACGGGTGGGTTTTGCGTCTACACCAGGCCCGACTGTCGCTTTGCAGACAAACGCTGCTGCGCCGCATCGGGGAACTGTAGTGCGTCGATCATGTGAAACGAGCTGGGCCCGCTTTTTGCAGTTGTTCGCGGTCGCGTTGTGCCTGCATTGCGTCGAGACATCGAAAAGGTTACGGATTGGAGCTTGTGAGTCCGGGGCCATGCGCTGCACGAGCGGACCCGAGGCGGCAGTCCGATGCGCGCGTGGGCGGGCCGCGTCGGGTGGGGCATTGCCGCCCATCGCGGGCCGCGACCTTCTGCGCCGATCACGTTCCTAGATGTACATGCCGCCGTTGACGCCGATCACCTGTCCGGTGATGTAGGAGCCGCCGTCGGAGCAGAGGAAGGCGACGGTAGCGGCGATGTCGTCGGGAGTGCCGTTGCGTCGCAACGGGACCATGCTGGCTAGGATGTCGAGATCTGGCACGGTGCCGACCTTCACGCCGGCGTGTGCCATCGGGGTGTCGACGACAGACGGAGGGATGGTGTTGACCGTAATGCCTTGGGGTGCAAGTTCATACGCCAGGGCTTTGGTCAGCGCGATCACTCCGCCTTTGGATGCGACGTAGTGGGCGCGTTCCGGTGCGCCGGATTGAGCGCTGGAGGATGAGATGGTGACAATGCGTCCCCAGCCGGCGGCTTGCATATCCGGTACTGCGGCCTGGATGCAAGTGAAGGTGCCGGTCAGGTTGACCGCGATGAGCCGGTCCCATTGCTCGGGGGTGATCTCGGTGACAGGCACAGGAACGCCCACGTCGATACCAGCGCTGGTGACCACGATGGTGATGCTGCCGAGCTCGGCGCGAACGCGGGCGATGGACTCATGGACCGATTGCCGGTCGGTCACGTCGACTTCGATGCCGATTATCTGAGCCCCGCCGGAGCAAAGGTCGGCTGCGACGCCACGTACCAGGTCGCCTTGGCGGTCCAGCAGGGCAACCGCGTGTCCAGCCTTGGCCAGGTGCGCTGCCACTGCCGGGCCGATGCCTGAGGCGCCGCCGGTAACCACGGCAACGCGGCGTATGGCGGGGTCGAGCTCCTGGCTCATCGATGCGCTCCTGAAGATGGGGGTCCGCTGCGTTCTGAGCGGCGAGCGTGACCGCGCGACGGTCGGCACATTTCGGCCGTTCCGAAAAGATATGTTAGGCGAGCGCCTAACGCAATGGTGTCTCGAGCCGTCCCAAATATTGGTGGACGAGGTCGATGGTCTGCTGATGGCCGGTAGTGATGCCGAGGCCGGTTTCGATAACCAGCAACCGCCCGATGGCCGCGATGAGCACGGAGATGACTTCAGCCGGTAACGGTTGGTCGGCTTGGTGATCGCGCAGGATGTAGGTCAGCGCGGCGACCTGGGCCTCGCGGAAGGCTTGTGCGCCGGCGGCGAGTTCGGCGCGGATCTCCTTGCGGTGGTTTCCCAGGGCCATGAACTCCATGATCAGTTGCACGCCACGCGGGTCTACCGTCATATCCCACAGCGCATGCAGTGGCCTTTCGGTGGTCAGGGCGCGGCGCTGCACATCGAGGCTGGTTTGCGTGCCGCGTTTGAGGACCGCCAGGTAGAGGTCGTCCATGGTCGGGAAGTAGTAATACACGACCGCTCGCTGGACGCCGACCTTTTCCGCGACGCGGCGCGAGGTGGCGGCGGCGTAACCCTCGTCGAGCATGATCTCCGCGCACGCGTCGAGCAGCTTCTCGCGGGTGCCGGTGTCGCGCTTGCCGGCTCGGTTCGGTGTGGCCATTGTGTCGTCCGTCCTTGGCGCCGGTGGTGGCGCCACGCTGTTCATCCGCCGGTCTTGACCGTCGTCGTGACGGGTGCTAAGCATATGCCAGTCCATTTTCCTAGGCGAGTGCCTAATAAAAGCTGCGGGCTGTCACAGTCGCACGGCGTGGAGGTGTCATGACGAACAGCGTGGACAAGGCGGACATCTTCACCAGCGAAGAGGTCATCAACGATCCGTATTCCTATTTCGACGAGCTGCGGTCCCGTTGTCCGATCCACGAGATCGCGCAACCGGGCGTGTTGGCGGTCACCGGATACGACGAGGCAGTCGCGGTGTACCGCAACGATGCGGCGTTTTCCTCGTGCAATGCGATGGGCGGACCGTTTCCCCCCTTCCCGGTGGAGCCGGGCACCGACGACATCACTGATGCGGTGCAGGCCAACCGTGAGCATTGGGTCTTTCACGAGTTCATGGTCACCAAGGATGGTGCCGACCACGATGCCGAGCGGAGTCTGTTGCGCCGCTTGATGACTCCGAAACGGCTGAAAGAGAACGAGGACCAGATGGCGGGCATGGCAGATGCCTGCATCGACGCATTCATCGGCGACGGCCGGTTCGAGGTGGTCCAGGATTACGGAAAGCCGTTCACCACCATGGTGATTGCCGATCTGCTCGGTGTACCCGCCGAGGATCGCGACCACTTCCGCAAAATTTTCACCGGGCAACACGTGGCGACCCTGGGCGGCGATTCGCCGCTGCCGGAGAACCCGTTGGAGTACATGTACGAGACGTTCGGCAGCTACATCGAGGAACGGCGCCGGCAGCCGCGCGAGGATGTCCTGACCGCACTCGCGACGTCGACGTACCCGGACGGGACGCTGCCTGACACGGAATCGATCGTACGGCTGGCCACTTTCCTGTTCGGTGCCGGGCAAGATACTTCGGCGCGGCTGATGGCGTCGTCGTTGCGGTTCCTGGCCGAGGATCAGGATCTGCAGGCGGCGCTGCGCGCTGACCGGGGCAGAATCCCCGAGTTCGTCGAGGAGGTTTTGCGGTTGGAAAGCCCCACCATGAGCGATTTCCGGATGACCCAGAAGACGACCTGCGTGGGTGGCGTGGATATTCCGGCGGGCACCACGATCATGTTGCATCCCGGCGCGTCCAACCGGGATCCTCGTAAGTTCCCCGAGCCCGAGAAGTTTCGGTTGGATCGCGAAAACGTGCGCGAACACATCGCTTTCGGGCG
The window above is part of the Mycolicibacterium fortuitum subsp. fortuitum genome. Proteins encoded here:
- a CDS encoding TetR/AcrR family transcriptional regulator — protein: MATPNRAGKRDTGTREKLLDACAEIMLDEGYAAATSRRVAEKVGVQRAVVYYYFPTMDDLYLAVLKRGTQTSLDVQRRALTTERPLHALWDMTVDPRGVQLIMEFMALGNHRKEIRAELAAGAQAFREAQVAALTYILRDHQADQPLPAEVISVLIAAIGRLLVIETGLGITTGHQQTIDLVHQYLGRLETPLR
- a CDS encoding tyrosine-type recombinase/integrase; this translates as MIRTLGENVASFDGGLPDVSLLRADEAVFNAMIDGWRAQMLARGLDVNTIKARGRLISRFVEFTNEYPWRWRPIDADQFLADLRSQDSPIALTTLRSYSNMISMFCSYVSDNRYGWVSFCEKQFGDVPSQICFEWNTPQHTTDDAVPPKRRAFTKAELQHFFDVVDDFVDEAYRTGSKRWMTALRDSTAFKVGYAYGLRRRELVMLDLTDFGPNPHVPRFGNYGAMTVRWAKGTKGSGPRRRTVLTAPEFSWVVELLEYWCTEGRQLFATSDRSPALWPSERGARLTLNALGRSFTGFRERAGLPTELSLHALRHSFTTHLIEAGYDPLFVQEQLGHSFASTTSLYTSVGSDFKQKAIQQMIARRIRMEDSGG
- a CDS encoding FAD-dependent oxidoreductase, with protein sequence MSTELDVDLAVIGFGKGGKTLAAALAKQGRRVVLIEQSAAMYGGTCINIGCVPTKSMVYRAELLTGADPHRSEYTEAVAATAGITAELRAINYAMLNNLDAATVLTGHARFLDPHRLTVQLPDGSAVTVTARWIVIGTGSRPVLPDIPGLANSPRVYTSTDLLARQQLPERLVVLGGGYVGLEFAGMYAAYGSAVTVLERGGQLLAREDPDVAAFAAEILAAGGVSVVTGAEVTSVTDDAVEYQHADGTHRVTAGAVLVALGREPVIDGLNLAAAGLVPTERGAVAVDEHLRTSQPHIFAVGDVNGGPQFTYISLDDYRVVLSQLTGDGSLSTTTRSAVPYALFTTPPLARVGLSATAAAAAGHRIKVASLQVKDMATMPRARIVSQTAGMMKMVVDADTDLILGAALLCHDAHEIINTVALAIRHGITATELRDSIYTHPSMTEGFNQLLGSL
- a CDS encoding glycine betaine ABC transporter substrate-binding protein; this encodes MSRPLRVGHIALSFHDAAAEQVELLLRSHGHDIERHSAPHEQMFTALGRGDVDVLVAAWLPFSHGRYARPLSPDVRPVTVLYEPYPIWGVPDYVPAEVASITDLLAPPALEQMERLIQGMAPGAGISEMSPRAVQEYGLDSAGYHFEHGTEDACIRRFLDALDERRWVVMPFWHPQALHLHHRIRRLQDPLAMLGATDNATVLVRRDAEELIGAAALADLAQLYLGNALVADLDDKVRRRTSTPYTNFSR
- a CDS encoding isochorismatase family protein, producing MQIDKRSTAVLFIDPQIDVLSPQGRNWSVVGDSVTENETVAHMTAIFQAAREHDVTVMISPHYFYPADHSWKFNGPLESAEFESGTFARTGPLTLDGFAGSGADWLPEFREYIEDARTVVCSPHKVFGPQTNDVTLQLRKRGIKTVILGGMLANMCVESHLRDLLEQGFEVAVVSDATAGPRHPEWGDGYAAAMINYRYLAHAVLRTADVVAALA
- a CDS encoding cytochrome P450 → MTNSVDKADIFTSEEVINDPYSYFDELRSRCPIHEIAQPGVLAVTGYDEAVAVYRNDAAFSSCNAMGGPFPPFPVEPGTDDITDAVQANREHWVFHEFMVTKDGADHDAERSLLRRLMTPKRLKENEDQMAGMADACIDAFIGDGRFEVVQDYGKPFTTMVIADLLGVPAEDRDHFRKIFTGQHVATLGGDSPLPENPLEYMYETFGSYIEERRRQPREDVLTALATSTYPDGTLPDTESIVRLATFLFGAGQDTSARLMASSLRFLAEDQDLQAALRADRGRIPEFVEEVLRLESPTMSDFRMTQKTTCVGGVDIPAGTTIMLHPGASNRDPRKFPEPEKFRLDRENVREHIAFGRGVHSCPGGPLARAEGRVTIERFLDRTTSLTLSEEHHGPEGARTFRHDPTYIIRGLTDLHLCFTAV
- a CDS encoding helix-turn-helix domain-containing protein, which gives rise to MAEQRRIGFHWHLRRVMAAHNLWKSTELRPLLRSRGINLSDAQVYRLVTGEPQRIPSRTFAALCDIFDCTPNDLFEPYVEMQAAKSANAPRPSDLGITPGKPVAKRIRIVQDDDGPSP
- a CDS encoding SDR family NAD(P)-dependent oxidoreductase, producing the protein MSQELDPAIRRVAVVTGGASGIGPAVAAHLAKAGHAVALLDRQGDLVRGVAADLCSGGAQIIGIEVDVTDRQSVHESIARVRAELGSITIVVTSAGIDVGVPVPVTEITPEQWDRLIAVNLTGTFTCIQAAVPDMQAAGWGRIVTISSSSAQSGAPERAHYVASKGGVIALTKALAYELAPQGITVNTIPPSVVDTPMAHAGVKVGTVPDLDILASMVPLRRNGTPDDIAATVAFLCSDGGSYITGQVIGVNGGMYI
- a CDS encoding zinc-binding alcohol dehydrogenase family protein; amino-acid sequence: MPTMTAVGSFEGLPIDDPDALRDIEIPTPELRPHDVLVRVQAVSVNPVDIKRRHSLQPSATPTILGFDAAGTVEAVGAQVNTLRVGDEVWYAGDVTRPGTNAEYHAVDERLVARKPTTLSFAEAAALPLTTITAWETLFERFGLATDSTGDLLILGAAGGVGSAMIQLAKARTQVRVIATASRDESQQWCRTLGADVVVDHRELRDQVLGVAPSGIDYLFSPHSRGNVQVYADIVRPFGHITAIDEPEGLDLLPLKSKSIAWHWELMFTRSMFDYDMIAQQRLLADAASMVDAGTLRSTLTTTIEHFDAAGLQQAHRLVESGSMVGKVVIHRS
- a CDS encoding winged helix-turn-helix transcriptional regulator, translating into MARPCPTGRHDEHNVYAENCPCRALLDLISNKWSALVIGMLDERSAVRFSELQAALPGVGSKMLTQTLRRLEAASLVERSVYAEVPPRVEYTLSELGRSAAVPLGQIRAWAEEHIDQVEFLNRKWSEQN